CAACCGTGGTCCATAATTTATGTGGTTCCGGACCTGACATATATAagtatatatgtataatCAACTTTTCTATAACATCGCCATTAAATTAAGGCATAAATCAAACTTTCTATAGTTATACATTGCCATAATCCAGAAATTACCCGGGCGTACTGTTTTCCTGGAACATGTGGCATTTCGTGTTGCGTGGAAATTTCAAGCTGGAACCGGCAAAACTAATAGTGGAAAACTAGTAGTGGAAAACTAGTAGTGGAAAACATAGACTAGGAGGAAATAAACccaatgaaaataaaaggatcagaataaaaagtaattgCATACGGTTTCACTGAAGCTGTATTTTGAAATCCCTTTAATACACATTTCACCGACTACTAGGACAGCTCAGTAATATCGTATAAGATGCCAGGTGTTAAAGAGCCAGCTTACACTTTGGTGTTTGATCCTACACCAGGAAACAATCATATGACTGTTGATGAATTCCAAAAAGCTTTAGAAAAGGGTAAAGATGAAGACAAAATTGATACCATGAAACAGATCTTAGTAACCATGTTAGATGGGAACCCATTGCCTGAATTGTTGATGCACATCATTCGTTTTGTCATGCCTTCGAGAAATAAGgctttgaagaaattattatatttttactgGGAAATCGTTCCAAAATTGGATGCTGATGGGAAATTAAGACATGAAATGATTTTGGTCTGTAATGCTATCCAACATGATTTACAACATccaaatgaatatattagGGGTAATACTTTAAGATTTTTGACCAAATTAAGAGAACCTGAATTATTGGAACAAATGGTACCATCAGTTTTACAATGTTTGGAATATCGTCATGCTTATGTGCGTAAGTATGCTATCTTAGCTGTTTTATCTATCTTTAAAGTTAGTGATCATTTATTACCAGATGCTAAGGATCATATTAAGAATTTCTTAGCTGTGGAAACTGATCCAATCTGTAAAAGAAATGCCTTCATTGGGTTGACTGAATTGAACCGTGAAGATGCATTGACTTACTTGGAAAACAATATCACATCTATGGATAATTTGGATCCATTATTACAAATTGCTTTCGTTCAATTCATTAGAAAAGATGCTTTCCAAACTCCAAGTTTAAGACATCAATATATTGAGTTATTATGCGACTTATTGAGTAGTGCTACTTCAATGGAAgttatttttgaaacttCAATTGCTTTAAGTAGTATGGCTTCCAATCCAATAGTTTTAATCACTGCGGCTACGAAATTAATCGAGTTAGCCGTTAAAGTTTccgataataatatcaaattaattGTGTTAGATCGTGTTGCTGATATTAACCAAAGAAATCCAGGCTCATTAGAAGATTTAACACTGGATATTTTGCGTGTATTACATACGGAAGATTTAGATGTCCGTTCTAAAGCATTAGATATTGCATTAAGTTTAGTATCCTCAAGAAATGTTGATGCTGtcttgaaattattaaagaaagaatTACAACAAACAGTGGCTAATAgtgaaaaggaaaaatcTATGGAATATAgacaattattaattaaaaccATCCATACAGTTGCTGTTCGTTTTGAAGAAGCTGCCGCTGACgttatttctttattattagactTCTTAGGTGAATTGAATTCGACTGCTGCAAGTGATGTCATTTCATTTGTTAAAGAAGTTGTGGAAAAATACCCAAAACTAAGATCTggtaatttagaaaatttaagtCTTGCTTTAGAAAATTGTAAATCTGCCAAGGCATACCGTGGTGCTTTGTGGATTTTAGGTGAATTTTCTGAAACTGAGTctgaaattcaaaaatgttGGAAACATTTCCGTGAAAGCATTGGTGAAGTTCCAATAGTTCAATCTGAATTGAGAAAGTTAGCTCAACAAAATCACGACGAATCCCAAGCAa
This genomic stretch from Henningerozyma blattae CBS 6284 chromosome 1, complete genome harbors:
- the SEC26 gene encoding coatomer subunit beta (similar to Saccharomyces cerevisiae SEC26 (YDR238C); ancestral locus Anc_8.462) codes for the protein MPGVKEPAYTLVFDPTPGNNHMTVDEFQKALEKGKDEDKIDTMKQILVTMLDGNPLPELLMHIIRFVMPSRNKALKKLLYFYWEIVPKLDADGKLRHEMILVCNAIQHDLQHPNEYIRGNTLRFLTKLREPELLEQMVPSVLQCLEYRHAYVRKYAILAVLSIFKVSDHLLPDAKDHIKNFLAVETDPICKRNAFIGLTELNREDALTYLENNITSMDNLDPLLQIAFVQFIRKDAFQTPSLRHQYIELLCDLLSSATSMEVIFETSIALSSMASNPIVLITAATKLIELAVKVSDNNIKLIVLDRVADINQRNPGSLEDLTLDILRVLHTEDLDVRSKALDIALSLVSSRNVDAVLKLLKKELQQTVANSEKEKSMEYRQLLIKTIHTVAVRFEEAAADVISLLLDFLGELNSTAASDVISFVKEVVEKYPKLRSGNLENLSLALENCKSAKAYRGALWILGEFSETESEIQKCWKHFRESIGEVPIVQSELRKLAQQNHDESQATNEEENISKPTGPVILPDGTYATENAFDSVDSKKTISAEERDSRPPLRRFILNGDFYTSSILASTIIKLILKFEKISKDFTIINALKAESLLILVSILRVGQSNLVEKKIDEDSSERLMTAISIIMDDTNPNEKETERSLLEIAFIDATKSSFKKQIILSQKKSARKTVQDVQKNAEPIDKAISFRQFAAAASSTASDDNIEEDLQLALKGHSVKSLESSTSSKLKKIVPLTGFSDPVYAEAYITNNQFDVVLDVLMVNQTKETLKNLHIQFATLGDLKIIDNPPSTNVIPHGFHRLTVTIKVSSADTGVIFGNIIYDGGHGQDDRYVILNDVHVDIMDYIQPATTSDENFRTMWNAFEWENKISIKSMLPSLHVYLKQLTEGTNMGLLTPAESLGEEDCRFLSCNLYAKSSFGEDALANLCIEKDQTTGQVIGYVRIRSKGQGLALSLGDRVAYIAKKNSNMKLDRI